AGGCTCTGCTTCAAATCTCCTGCTCTTTCTTACACTTGTCATTCCCATTTTGTGTTTAGCTATGATGTACTTTATCCGGCCATGTACTCCAGCTTCTGGAGAAGACTCTTCAGAGCATGTCCATTTTCTCTTCACCCAAGCTGCAGTTATTCTACTTGCCATTTATCTCCTCGCAACCGCTATAATAGAGACTGTGGTTTCTCTTAGTGATGCTGTTTCCTACATTTTAGCGGCAATCGTGGTTATCTTTTTGATATCTCCTCTTGCAATTCCTGTCAAAATGACCATTTTTCCTTCAAGGCCCAAGAAAAACCTGCCATCTGATTCTTCAGATCATTTGGTGTTGGGGGAAGGTGAAACAACTCCAACAGATCCTTTATTGACACCATCTTCATCTGTAACATCTCTAGGAAGTTTTTATGAGAATGACGATGCTTCAGATGTGGAAATACTTCTTGCTATGGGAGAGGGAGcagtgaagaagaaaaggaggccCAAGAGAGGTGAGGATTTCAAAATTCGTGAGGCTCTTATCAAGGCAGATTTTTGGCTTCTTTGGGTGGTATACTTTCTTGGGGTTGGTTCTGGAGTTACTATTCTCAATAATTTGGCTCAAATTGGGGTTGCTTTTGGTCTTGAGGATACAACAATATTGCTTGCTCTCTTCAGCTTTTGCAATTTTGTTGGCCGCATTGGCTCGGGTGCTATTTCAGAACATTTTGTCAGGTTATTACTCGTTCACTTATTGTCAGATATTAAGTtgagatttgaaattttttttttttaaagaagcacAATGATTGATGTTTTTAGGCGCTTATTCCTAGTGAAGCAATGCCagttttcttttatcatttgataGGACAAGCTTTTTCTGGACAATTCTTGGTTGTTTCATTGACGTGCAATTTCAATCTATTCTGTTCCTCCCCTGCCttctcaattttctcttcatatTTACTGGTTTATGGCCTATAATCTCCTAGTTCTGAATTTCAGGATTTTCTTGTTTATATGACGAAATCACACGTTATTGCAGGTCAAGAACAATTCCTCGAACCTTGTTGATGACATGTGCACATATAATTATGGCCGTAACGTTCATTCCTTTTGCATTAGCACTCGATGGTATTCTTTACACTGCTACTGCTCTTCTTGGCATCTCTTATGGGATTCTGTATGCTGTAATGGTGCCAACTGCCTCTGAACTTTTTGGCTTGAGACATTTTGGTTTGATATACAACTTTCTGCTGCTAGGCAATCCTGTTGGTGCGCTACTTTTCTCAGGTGTTCTTGCCGGTTATGTATACGACACAGAAACTGCCAGGCAAGGAAGCTCTACTTGTTTAGGTCCTGATTGCTTCAAGGTAACATTCCTGGCTCTAGCTGGCTTCTGTGGACTGGGAACCGTCATAAGCATAATCTTAACAGTTAGAATATGGCCAGTTTACCAAATGCTTTATTCAGGGGGTTCTTACAATCTGCCTCAGAATTTAGGCCATTGATGAGTGGCAACTATTAGTTGCAACCTCAAAAACATGGCGGGACACCCCTTTTTCTGCGACGGACTGCTCGATCGGAGTCTTGTAGTGTGCTAAATAATGGCTTCGATTGGTTATATAATT
This region of Populus alba chromosome 3, ASM523922v2, whole genome shotgun sequence genomic DNA includes:
- the LOC118037850 gene encoding protein NUCLEAR FUSION DEFECTIVE 4 isoform X2, which translates into the protein MANLVVKGGSRPPWVGLAAALWVEIAAGNAYNFPLYSPALKSVMGLNQQQLTMLGVANDIGENVGLLPGMACNKFPPWAVLSVGVLACFLGYGVLWLVVSQTVKPLPYWLLWLALVIATNSNAWFGTAVVVTNMRNFPLSRGTVSGILKGYAGISAAVYTVVYSLVLKGSASNLLLFLTLVIPILCLAMMYFIRPCTPASGEDSSEHVHFLFTQAAVILLAIYLLATAIIETVVSLSDAVSYILAAIVVIFLISPLAIPVKMTIFPSRPKKNLPSDSSDHLVLGEGETTPTDPLLTPSSSVTSLGSFYENDDASDVEILLAMGEGAVKKKRRPKRGEDFKIREALIKADFWLLWVVYFLGVGSGVTILNNLAQIGVAFGLEDTTILLALFSFCNFVGRIGSGAISEHFVRSRTIPRTLLMTCAHIIMAVTFIPFALALDGNPVGALLFSGVLAGYVYDTETARQGSSTCLGPDCFKVTFLALAGFCGLGTVISIILTVRIWPVYQMLYSGGSYNLPQNLGH
- the LOC118037850 gene encoding protein NUCLEAR FUSION DEFECTIVE 4 isoform X1, with protein sequence MANLVVKGGSRPPWVGLAAALWVEIAAGNAYNFPLYSPALKSVMGLNQQQLTMLGVANDIGENVGLLPGMACNKFPPWAVLSVGVLACFLGYGVLWLVVSQTVKPLPYWLLWLALVIATNSNAWFGTAVVVTNMRNFPLSRGTVSGILKGYAGISAAVYTVVYSLVLKGSASNLLLFLTLVIPILCLAMMYFIRPCTPASGEDSSEHVHFLFTQAAVILLAIYLLATAIIETVVSLSDAVSYILAAIVVIFLISPLAIPVKMTIFPSRPKKNLPSDSSDHLVLGEGETTPTDPLLTPSSSVTSLGSFYENDDASDVEILLAMGEGAVKKKRRPKRGEDFKIREALIKADFWLLWVVYFLGVGSGVTILNNLAQIGVAFGLEDTTILLALFSFCNFVGRIGSGAISEHFVRSRTIPRTLLMTCAHIIMAVTFIPFALALDGILYTATALLGISYGILYAVMVPTASELFGLRHFGLIYNFLLLGNPVGALLFSGVLAGYVYDTETARQGSSTCLGPDCFKVTFLALAGFCGLGTVISIILTVRIWPVYQMLYSGGSYNLPQNLGH
- the LOC118037850 gene encoding protein NUCLEAR FUSION DEFECTIVE 4 isoform X3 — translated: MANLVVKGGSRPPWVGLAAALWVEIAAGNAYNFPLYSPALKSVMGLNQQQLTMLGVANDIGENVGLLPGMACNKFPPWAVLSVGVLACFLGYGVLWLVVSQTVKPLPYWLLWLALVIATNSNAWFGTAVVVTNMRNFPLSRGTVSGILKGYAGISAAVYTVVYSLVLKGSASNLLLFLTLVIPILCLAMMYFIRPCTPASGEDSSEHVHFLFTQAAVILLAIYLLATAIIETVVSLSDAVSYILAAIVVIFLISPLAIPVKMTIFPSRPKKNLPSDSSDHLVLGEGETTPTDPLLTPSSSVTSLGSFYENDDASDVEILLAMGEGAVKKKRRPKRGEDFKIREALIKADFWLLWVVYFLGVGSGVTILNNLAQIGVAFGLEDTTILLALFSFCNFVGRIGSGAISEHFVRSRTIPRTLLMTCAHIIMAVTFIPFALALDGILYTATALLGISYGILYAVMVPTASELFGLRHFGLIYNFLLLGNPVGALLFSGVLAGYVYDTETARQGSSTCLGPDCFKVTFLVLAGVCGFGTILSIILTVRIRPVYQLLYSEGSFRLPQTPGH